In the genome of Triticum urartu cultivar G1812 chromosome 5, Tu2.1, whole genome shotgun sequence, one region contains:
- the LOC125511079 gene encoding uncharacterized protein LOC125511079 isoform X1, protein MDMAAAASTSSAAAPGSPSGGGRRGPSAAVACSCPICLEGFEDEAYLDTCLHSFCYECITQWVSIVASKHEDPLSSVKCPLCKTESVSILHAFDGKSFQRHYIEQDPGKRHLVDAHQLISQFYNTREISDDAASVLQYWKQRKYLRKNIWLETWLRREIQALTQDENVEAIVYHIDGMIESFMKAQEKLHASKQTSPEHTREEFRSLLSDAARPFLLGRTARFVTEVELFLISQRNIDAYSRVRLQRFKESASHVAREQDTLPQDRPLEDHYLYLLNEETDCVGGVI, encoded by the exons ATGGACATGGCGGCGGCCGCCTCcacttcctccgccgccgcgcccggcTCGCCCTCCGGCGGTGGCCGCAGAGGCCCGTCGGCGGCGGTCGCGTGCTCTTGCCCCATCTGCCTCGAGGGCTTCGAGGACGAGGCGTACCTCGACACCTGCCTGC ATTCATTCTGTTACGAGTGCATAACCCAGTGGGTGAGCATTGTGGCGAGCAAGCATGAAGACCCTTTGTCCTCTGTGAAATGCCCCCTTTGCAAG ACCGAGAGTGTATCTATCCTTCATGCTTTCGATGGTAAATCGTTTCAGAGACATTATATAGAGCAGGACCCCGGGAAGAG ACATCTTGTAGATGCACACCAGTTGATATCACAGTTCTATAACACAAGAG AGATTTCAGATGATGCAGCCAGTGTGCTTCAATATTGGAAGCAACGGAAGTATCTCCGGAAGAACATATGGCTTGAAACTTGGTTGAGACGTGAAATTCAGGCCCTTACACAG GATGAAAACGTCGAGGCCATAGTGTACCACATCGACGGCATGATTGAGTCCTTCATGAAAGCGCAAGAAAAACTGCACGCCTCAAAGCAGACTTCCCCGGAACATACAAGGGAAGAGTTCAGGAGCTTGCTGTCAGATGCTGCAAGGCCGTTCCTCCTCGGACGGACAGCACGGTTCGTCACAGAGGTGGAGCTCTTCCTGATATCACAACGGAACATCGACGCATACAGCAGAGTGCGCCTGCAGAGGTTCAAGGAGTCCGCCTCGCACGTAGCAAGAGAGCAGGACACGCTGCCACAGGACCGTCCCCTCGAGGACCACTACTTGTACCTTTTAAATGAAGAGACGGATTGTGTTGGCGGTGTGATATAA
- the LOC125511081 gene encoding RNA-binding protein Y14B-like isoform X1, translating into MAAEDVEFVDYERDDGDEDDEGMEDEEEDGEVSARALPVPHIAAPAVPRTSRGRFVGRSRSVIASTRDRFDSLPFAGTSAHGGPQRSIEGWIIIVSGVKEDAEESDLYDAFAEFGEVKDLHLNLERRTGYGKGYALVEYGCFEEAQTAIRSMNGTQLLTKTIHVDWAFNRGPIQNVTSARCEQNVFCPAFPLVDKSLCQFDMILNLDHTLVTDSVFFV; encoded by the exons atggcggcggaggACGTGGAGTTCGTGGACTACGAGCGggacgacggcgacgaggacgacgaggggatggaggacgaggaggaggacggggaggtcTCGGCCCGCGCGCTCCCCGTGCCCCACATCGCCGCCCCCGCCGTGCCGCGCACCAGCAGGGGCCGCTTCGTCGGCCGCAGCCGCTCCGTCATCGCCTCCACCCGCGACCGCTTCGACTCCCTCCCCTTCGCCGGCACCTCCGCGCACGGCGGCCCGCAGCGCT CAATTGAAGGATGGATAATAATTGTCTCAGGAGTCAAAGAAGATGCAGAAGAAAGTGATCTGTATGATGCTTTTGCTGAGTTTGGTGAGGTCAAGGACTTGCATCTCAACCTGGAACGCCGCACTGGATATGGCAAG GGATATGCATTGGTTGAatatggatgttttgaggaagcaCAAACTGCAATCAGAAGTATGAATGGGACACAGCTGTTAACAAAGACCATCCATGTTGATTGGGCATTCAACAGAGGTCCTATACAGAACGTCACAAGTGCACGGTGCGAACAAAACGTGTTTTGTCCTGCATTTCCTCTGGTTGATAAATCTTTATGCCAATTTGATATGATACTTAATTTGGACCACACGCTTGTTACTGACAGTGTCTTCTTTGTGTAA
- the LOC125511081 gene encoding RNA-binding protein Y14B-like isoform X2: protein MAAEDVEFVDYERDDGDEDDEGMEDEEEDGEVSARALPVPHIAAPAVPRTSRGRFVGRSRSVIASTRDRFDSLPFAGTSAHGGPQRSIEGWIIIVSGVKEDAEESDLYDAFAEFGEVKDLHLNLERRTGYGKGYALVEYGCFEEAQTAIRSMNGTQLLTKTIHVDWAFNRGPIQNVTSARPAQRRSRTPPRRLAAMTY, encoded by the exons atggcggcggaggACGTGGAGTTCGTGGACTACGAGCGggacgacggcgacgaggacgacgaggggatggaggacgaggaggaggacggggaggtcTCGGCCCGCGCGCTCCCCGTGCCCCACATCGCCGCCCCCGCCGTGCCGCGCACCAGCAGGGGCCGCTTCGTCGGCCGCAGCCGCTCCGTCATCGCCTCCACCCGCGACCGCTTCGACTCCCTCCCCTTCGCCGGCACCTCCGCGCACGGCGGCCCGCAGCGCT CAATTGAAGGATGGATAATAATTGTCTCAGGAGTCAAAGAAGATGCAGAAGAAAGTGATCTGTATGATGCTTTTGCTGAGTTTGGTGAGGTCAAGGACTTGCATCTCAACCTGGAACGCCGCACTGGATATGGCAAG GGATATGCATTGGTTGAatatggatgttttgaggaagcaCAAACTGCAATCAGAAGTATGAATGGGACACAGCTGTTAACAAAGACCATCCATGTTGATTGGGCATTCAACAGAGGTCCTATACAGAACGTCACAAGTGCACG GCCAGCACAGCGACGGTCTAGGACTCCGCCTCGCAGGCTTGCTGCCATGACATACTGA
- the LOC125511079 gene encoding uncharacterized protein LOC125511079 isoform X2, translating into MDMAAAASTSSAAAPGSPSGGGRRGPSAAVACSCPICLEGFEDEAYLDTCLHSFCYECITQWVSIVASKHEDPLSSVKCPLCKTESVSILHAFDGKSFQRHYIEQDPGKRHLVDAHQLISQFYNTRDDAASVLQYWKQRKYLRKNIWLETWLRREIQALTQDENVEAIVYHIDGMIESFMKAQEKLHASKQTSPEHTREEFRSLLSDAARPFLLGRTARFVTEVELFLISQRNIDAYSRVRLQRFKESASHVAREQDTLPQDRPLEDHYLYLLNEETDCVGGVI; encoded by the exons ATGGACATGGCGGCGGCCGCCTCcacttcctccgccgccgcgcccggcTCGCCCTCCGGCGGTGGCCGCAGAGGCCCGTCGGCGGCGGTCGCGTGCTCTTGCCCCATCTGCCTCGAGGGCTTCGAGGACGAGGCGTACCTCGACACCTGCCTGC ATTCATTCTGTTACGAGTGCATAACCCAGTGGGTGAGCATTGTGGCGAGCAAGCATGAAGACCCTTTGTCCTCTGTGAAATGCCCCCTTTGCAAG ACCGAGAGTGTATCTATCCTTCATGCTTTCGATGGTAAATCGTTTCAGAGACATTATATAGAGCAGGACCCCGGGAAGAG ACATCTTGTAGATGCACACCAGTTGATATCACAGTTCTATAACACAAGAG ATGATGCAGCCAGTGTGCTTCAATATTGGAAGCAACGGAAGTATCTCCGGAAGAACATATGGCTTGAAACTTGGTTGAGACGTGAAATTCAGGCCCTTACACAG GATGAAAACGTCGAGGCCATAGTGTACCACATCGACGGCATGATTGAGTCCTTCATGAAAGCGCAAGAAAAACTGCACGCCTCAAAGCAGACTTCCCCGGAACATACAAGGGAAGAGTTCAGGAGCTTGCTGTCAGATGCTGCAAGGCCGTTCCTCCTCGGACGGACAGCACGGTTCGTCACAGAGGTGGAGCTCTTCCTGATATCACAACGGAACATCGACGCATACAGCAGAGTGCGCCTGCAGAGGTTCAAGGAGTCCGCCTCGCACGTAGCAAGAGAGCAGGACACGCTGCCACAGGACCGTCCCCTCGAGGACCACTACTTGTACCTTTTAAATGAAGAGACGGATTGTGTTGGCGGTGTGATATAA